From Streptomyces durmitorensis, a single genomic window includes:
- a CDS encoding family 2B encapsulin nanocompartment shell protein, whose amino-acid sequence MNDRLALGPDAARQLATTTKTTPQMRGITPRYLLRALPWVDVESGTYRVNRRRTFVLGDDRITTYEESGSQRVVPGDLREVPYLRDADDALLAELAGAFTEVTFEAGQVLAQEGDPADRLWVIVQGKAEKRVTGRYGEDALLEVVGDGQFFDLGAWTRTAAMPYRVKALTPGVALCADRSALAGLADRDEALGGAITAYCDGDAMTPGAEVPVDLSAGHVGEPDLPGTFVDYEDAPREYHMTLAQTVLRVHTRVADLYNGPIDQTRAQSNLTIAALRERQESSLLNHPEYGLFHNVSAGQRVQARTGAPTPDDMDELLTRVWKQPGFFLAHPRAIAAFGRECTRRGVPPVTDNRFGSPLLTWRGVPLIPSDKVRFSNGMGAGVGTTEILLMRTGEAEQGVVGLRPAGVADEVEPGLSMRNMGVDQKGITSYLMTAYFNTAVLVEDAIAVLQNVEVSNYHDYS is encoded by the coding sequence GTGAACGACCGGCTCGCACTCGGCCCGGATGCCGCACGGCAACTGGCGACGACCACCAAGACCACTCCGCAGATGCGCGGCATCACGCCGCGCTATCTGCTGCGCGCCCTGCCCTGGGTGGACGTCGAGTCGGGCACCTACCGGGTGAACCGCCGCCGGACGTTCGTGCTCGGCGACGACCGCATCACCACGTACGAGGAGAGCGGCTCGCAGCGTGTCGTGCCGGGCGACTTACGCGAGGTGCCCTACCTCCGCGACGCCGACGACGCACTGCTCGCGGAGTTGGCCGGTGCCTTCACCGAGGTCACCTTCGAGGCCGGGCAGGTCCTCGCCCAGGAGGGCGACCCCGCCGACCGGCTGTGGGTGATCGTGCAGGGCAAGGCCGAGAAGCGGGTGACCGGGCGGTACGGCGAGGACGCGCTGCTCGAAGTCGTCGGCGACGGCCAGTTCTTCGACCTCGGCGCGTGGACGCGGACCGCGGCGATGCCGTACCGCGTCAAGGCACTCACCCCGGGTGTGGCGCTCTGCGCCGACCGCAGCGCGCTCGCGGGGCTCGCCGACCGGGACGAGGCGCTGGGGGGTGCGATCACCGCGTACTGCGACGGGGACGCCATGACGCCCGGTGCCGAGGTGCCGGTGGACCTGAGCGCCGGGCACGTCGGTGAGCCCGATCTGCCCGGGACGTTCGTCGACTACGAGGACGCGCCGCGTGAGTACCACATGACGCTCGCGCAGACGGTGCTCCGCGTGCACACCCGGGTCGCCGACCTCTACAACGGGCCCATCGACCAGACGCGCGCGCAGTCCAACCTCACCATCGCGGCGCTGCGGGAGCGGCAGGAGTCCTCGCTCCTCAACCACCCCGAGTACGGCCTGTTCCACAACGTCTCCGCCGGGCAGCGGGTCCAGGCGCGCACCGGCGCCCCCACCCCCGACGACATGGACGAGCTCCTGACCCGGGTCTGGAAGCAGCCCGGCTTCTTCCTGGCCCACCCCAGGGCGATCGCCGCCTTCGGCCGTGAATGTACGCGGCGGGGCGTACCCCCGGTGACGGACAACCGCTTCGGCAGCCCGCTCCTGACCTGGCGCGGCGTTCCGCTGATCCCGTCGGACAAGGTGCGGTTCTCGAACGGCATGGGTGCCGGCGTCGGCACCACGGAGATCCTGCTGATGCGGACGGGCGAGGCCGAGCAGGGTGTCGTGGGGCTGCGTCCCGCGGGCGTCGCGGACGAGGTCGAGCCGGGCCTGTCCATGCGGAACATGGGCGTCGACCAGAAGGGCATCACGTCGTACCTGATGACGGCGTACTTCAACACGGCGGTCCTGGTCGAGGACGCCATCGCCGTCCTGCAGAACGTCGAGGTGTCGAACTACCATGACTACTCCTGA
- a CDS encoding GNAT family N-acetyltransferase, which yields MTDSVPGELTVSRATPDDWRVVSGWAADEGWNPGLRDGASFFAQDPEGFFMGRIEGEPVSAISVVNYDEVYAFLGFYLVRPDLRGHGHGLATWRTALAHAGNRTVGLDGVVAQQDNYRRSGFEFAHRTIRYSGTVPGGAARPARILPVEAAGLRAITAYDAASYPADRPRFLESWLTAPGHRALARIVDGRITGYGVLRPAHGALRIGPLFADTRADAEELFDALTAETDGVPVVIDVPESQPHAVALAETRGMKPTFETARMYTGPVRERAEERVFGVTTLELG from the coding sequence ATGACAGATTCGGTCCCTGGGGAGCTCACCGTCTCGCGGGCGACGCCCGACGACTGGCGGGTCGTCAGCGGATGGGCGGCGGACGAGGGCTGGAACCCGGGTCTGCGGGACGGCGCTTCCTTCTTCGCGCAGGACCCCGAAGGATTCTTCATGGGCCGCATCGAGGGGGAGCCGGTCTCCGCGATCTCCGTCGTGAACTACGACGAGGTGTACGCCTTCCTCGGCTTCTATCTCGTCCGCCCCGACCTGCGCGGCCACGGCCACGGCCTCGCCACCTGGCGGACCGCGCTCGCCCACGCGGGCAACCGCACCGTCGGCCTCGACGGCGTGGTCGCCCAGCAGGACAACTACCGCCGCTCGGGCTTCGAGTTCGCCCACCGCACCATCCGCTACTCGGGCACCGTGCCCGGAGGTGCCGCACGACCCGCGCGGATCCTGCCGGTCGAGGCCGCGGGCCTGCGGGCGATCACCGCGTACGACGCCGCGAGCTACCCCGCCGACCGCCCGCGCTTCCTGGAGTCCTGGCTCACCGCTCCCGGGCACCGCGCCCTCGCCCGCATCGTCGACGGCCGCATCACCGGTTACGGCGTGCTGCGCCCGGCCCACGGCGCCCTGCGCATCGGGCCCCTGTTCGCCGATACGCGCGCCGACGCGGAGGAGCTCTTCGACGCGCTGACGGCGGAGACGGACGGCGTGCCCGTCGTCATCGACGTCCCCGAGTCGCAGCCGCACGCCGTCGCCCTGGCCGAGACGCGCGGCATGAAGCCCACGTTCGAGACCGCCCGTATGTACACCGGTCCGGTGCGGGAGCGGGCCGAGGAGCGGGTCTTCGGCGTGACCACGCTCGAACTGGGCTGA
- a CDS encoding electron transfer flavoprotein subunit alpha/FixB family protein — protein sequence MAEVLVYVDHVDGAVRKPTLELLTLARRIGDPVAVALGNGAADTVAVLAEHGAVKVLTSDAAEFADYLVVPKVDALQAAYEAVSPAAVLVPSSAEGKEIAARLALRVKGGIITDAVDLEADGEAVVATQSAFAASYSTKSRITTGTPVITVKPNSAAVEAAPAAGAVEALTVSFSEQATGTKVTGRTPRESTGRPELTEAAIVVSGGRGVNGADNFHLIESLADSLGAAVGASRAAVDAGWYPHSNQVGQTGKSVSPQLYIASGISGAIQHRAGMQTSKTIVAINKDAEAPIFDLVDYGVVGDLFDVVPQLTEEVNTRKG from the coding sequence ATGGCTGAAGTTCTCGTCTATGTCGACCACGTGGACGGTGCCGTCCGCAAGCCCACCCTGGAGCTGTTGACGCTGGCCCGCCGTATCGGTGACCCGGTCGCCGTGGCGCTGGGCAACGGTGCCGCTGACACGGTGGCCGTGCTGGCCGAGCACGGCGCGGTCAAGGTCCTCACCAGTGACGCCGCCGAGTTCGCCGACTACCTGGTGGTACCGAAGGTGGACGCGCTGCAGGCCGCCTACGAGGCGGTGTCGCCGGCCGCGGTGCTGGTGCCCTCCTCCGCCGAGGGCAAGGAGATCGCTGCCCGTCTGGCGCTGCGGGTCAAGGGCGGCATCATCACCGACGCCGTCGACCTGGAGGCCGACGGTGAGGCTGTGGTGGCCACGCAGTCCGCGTTCGCCGCCTCGTACTCCACCAAGTCGCGCATCACGACCGGCACCCCGGTCATCACCGTGAAGCCCAACAGCGCCGCCGTGGAGGCCGCTCCGGCCGCGGGCGCCGTGGAGGCTCTCACTGTTTCCTTCTCGGAGCAGGCCACCGGGACGAAGGTCACCGGGCGTACGCCGCGGGAGTCGACCGGGCGTCCGGAGCTGACCGAGGCCGCGATCGTGGTCTCCGGCGGGCGCGGGGTGAACGGCGCGGACAACTTCCACCTCATCGAGTCGCTGGCCGACTCGCTGGGTGCGGCCGTGGGTGCCTCGCGTGCCGCGGTGGACGCGGGCTGGTACCCGCACTCCAACCAGGTCGGCCAGACCGGCAAGAGTGTCTCGCCGCAGCTGTACATCGCCTCGGGCATCTCCGGTGCCATCCAGCACCGGGCGGGCATGCAGACCTCCAAGACGATCGTGGCGATCAACAAGGACGCCGAGGCCCCGATCTTCGACCTCGTCGACTACGGAGTGGTCGGCGACCTCTTCGACGTCGTCCCCCAGCTCACCGAAGAGGTCAACACCCGCAAGGGCTGA
- a CDS encoding TetR family transcriptional regulator has product MTEARGAAKKAPMREVLAKAAFQLFLERGFEQTTVDDIVARAGVGRRSFFRYFPSKEDAVFPDHESCLADMTAFLDAADGADPVDAVCDAARIVLRMYATNPEFSVQRYRLTQEVPGLRTYELSVVRRYERTMAGYLRGRYADAEDGSLRAEVIAAAVVAAHNNALRSWLRSGGDGDAEAAVDHALGLVRDGWGSAATGGGAAADAADEVVVMVVSKRAPMWRVVQRVESALGQD; this is encoded by the coding sequence ATGACTGAGGCGCGCGGAGCAGCGAAGAAGGCCCCCATGCGGGAGGTGCTCGCCAAGGCGGCGTTCCAGCTGTTCCTGGAGCGCGGCTTCGAGCAGACCACGGTGGACGACATCGTGGCGCGGGCCGGGGTGGGGCGCCGCTCCTTCTTCCGGTACTTCCCGTCGAAAGAGGACGCGGTCTTCCCCGACCACGAGAGCTGCCTGGCCGACATGACGGCGTTCCTGGACGCGGCCGACGGCGCTGATCCCGTGGACGCCGTGTGCGACGCGGCCCGGATCGTGCTCCGGATGTACGCCACGAACCCCGAGTTCTCCGTGCAGCGCTACCGCCTCACGCAGGAGGTCCCCGGTCTGCGTACGTACGAACTCTCCGTGGTGCGCCGCTACGAACGCACCATGGCCGGTTACCTCCGCGGTCGCTACGCCGACGCCGAGGACGGCTCGCTGCGTGCCGAGGTGATCGCCGCCGCCGTGGTCGCCGCGCACAACAACGCCCTGCGCTCCTGGCTGCGTTCGGGCGGTGACGGCGACGCCGAGGCCGCGGTGGACCACGCGCTCGGGCTCGTGCGGGACGGGTGGGGGAGCGCCGCCACCGGCGGGGGAGCGGCCGCCGACGCCGCTGACGAGGTCGTCGTCATGGTGGTCTCGAAGCGTGCCCCCATGTGGCGCGTGGTGCAGCGCGTCGAGTCGGCCCTCGGCCAGGACTGA
- a CDS encoding electron transfer flavoprotein subunit beta/FixA family protein yields MSLRIVVTVKYVPDATGDRHFADDLTVDRDDVDGLLSELDEYAVEQALQIADEADSDNPAEITVLTVGPEDAKDALRKALSMGADKAIHVEDEDLHGTDIIGTSLVLAKAIEKAGYDLVISGMASTDGTAGVVPALLAERLGVPQVTLLSEVSVEGGVVKGRRDGDAASEQLEASLPAVVSVTDQSGEARYPSFKGIMAAKKKPVQAWDLSDLDLEADEVGLEGAWTKVDSATERPARTAGTIVKDEGEGGKQLAEFLAGQKFI; encoded by the coding sequence GTGAGCTTGAGGATCGTTGTCACCGTGAAGTACGTGCCTGACGCCACCGGCGACCGGCACTTCGCCGATGACCTGACCGTCGACCGGGATGACGTCGATGGCCTGCTGTCGGAGCTGGACGAGTATGCGGTCGAGCAGGCTTTGCAGATCGCGGACGAGGCAGACTCCGACAATCCAGCGGAGATCACCGTGTTGACGGTGGGTCCGGAGGATGCCAAGGACGCGCTGCGCAAGGCGCTGTCGATGGGCGCGGACAAGGCGATCCATGTCGAGGACGAGGACCTGCACGGCACCGACATCATCGGTACGTCGCTGGTCCTTGCGAAGGCGATCGAGAAGGCCGGCTACGACCTGGTGATCTCGGGGATGGCGTCCACCGACGGCACCGCGGGTGTGGTCCCGGCGCTGCTTGCGGAGCGTCTGGGTGTGCCGCAGGTGACGCTGCTGTCCGAGGTGTCCGTCGAGGGCGGTGTGGTCAAGGGCCGCCGTGACGGGGATGCCGCGTCCGAGCAGCTGGAGGCCTCGCTGCCTGCGGTGGTGTCGGTGACCGACCAGTCGGGCGAGGCGCGTTACCCCTCCTTCAAGGGGATCATGGCCGCCAAGAAGAAGCCGGTGCAGGCGTGGGACCTGTCGGATCTGGACCTGGAGGCGGACGAGGTCGGCCTGGAGGGTGCCTGGACGAAGGTCGATTCCGCCACCGAGCGTCCCGCGCGCACCGCGGGCACGATCGTCAAGGACGAGGGCGAGGGCGGCAAGCAGCTCGCTGAGTTCCTCGCGGGCCAGAAGTTCATCTGA
- a CDS encoding AMP-binding protein codes for MFVPFGALDFLDRATAVYGDRVGIVDEPDQPAEPWQGLTYRRVGELARAQAAGLDALGVPHGARVAVVSHNSARLLTSFFGVSGHGRVLVPVNFRLSPDEVSYIVAQSGASVLLVDPELEDRLSEVACKHRFTLGAQADAELYRFDTEPEPWEHDENATATINFTSGTTARPKGVQITHRNIWVNALTFALHAGVTDRDVYLHTLPMFHANGWGMPFAMSGMGARQIVLRKVDGTEILRRVAEHGVTVMCAAPAVVNAVLAAARSWDGEIPGRDRVRIIVAGAPPPTKTVEQVESELGWEFIQIYGLTETSPLLTINRTRAEWDGLTSQQRAEKLVQAGAPALGVTLRTSDEGEVLARSNVILEGYWEQPEESAKALEDGWFHTGDGGSIGADGHLTISDRKKDVIITGGENVSSIEVEDVLFSHPAVAEVAVIGVPDEKWGETIKALVVLASGAHATEEELIRHCKDHLAGFKAPTSVEFRAELARTATGKLQKYKLRGPYWEGRERGVN; via the coding sequence ATGTTCGTCCCGTTCGGGGCCCTTGATTTTCTGGACCGCGCCACGGCGGTGTACGGCGACCGGGTCGGCATCGTCGACGAGCCCGATCAGCCTGCCGAGCCCTGGCAGGGGCTCACCTATCGGCGCGTGGGTGAGCTGGCGCGGGCACAGGCCGCCGGTCTCGATGCGCTCGGGGTGCCGCACGGCGCCCGGGTGGCCGTGGTCTCGCACAACAGCGCGCGGCTGCTGACGTCGTTCTTCGGCGTCAGCGGCCACGGCCGGGTCCTCGTGCCGGTCAACTTCCGCCTCTCGCCCGACGAGGTGAGCTACATCGTCGCCCAGTCGGGGGCGAGCGTGCTCCTGGTCGACCCCGAGCTGGAGGACCGCCTCTCCGAGGTGGCCTGCAAGCACCGCTTCACGCTCGGGGCACAGGCCGACGCGGAGCTGTACCGGTTCGACACCGAGCCCGAGCCCTGGGAGCACGACGAGAACGCCACCGCGACCATCAACTTCACCAGCGGTACGACCGCGCGCCCCAAGGGCGTACAGATCACGCACCGCAACATCTGGGTGAACGCCCTGACGTTCGCGCTGCACGCCGGGGTCACGGACCGGGACGTCTATCTGCACACCCTGCCGATGTTCCACGCGAACGGCTGGGGCATGCCGTTCGCGATGTCCGGCATGGGCGCGCGCCAGATCGTGCTGCGCAAGGTGGACGGCACGGAGATCCTGCGCCGCGTGGCCGAGCACGGGGTCACGGTGATGTGCGCGGCGCCCGCGGTGGTCAACGCGGTGCTCGCCGCCGCGCGTTCTTGGGACGGGGAGATCCCGGGCCGGGACCGGGTGCGCATCATCGTCGCGGGAGCTCCGCCGCCCACCAAGACGGTCGAACAGGTCGAGTCCGAGCTCGGCTGGGAGTTCATCCAGATCTACGGCCTCACGGAGACCTCTCCCCTGCTCACCATCAACCGCACCCGCGCCGAGTGGGACGGCCTCACCTCGCAGCAGCGCGCGGAGAAACTGGTCCAGGCCGGTGCCCCGGCCCTGGGCGTGACGCTGCGCACGTCGGACGAGGGAGAGGTGCTCGCCCGCTCGAACGTGATCCTGGAGGGGTACTGGGAGCAGCCCGAGGAGAGCGCGAAGGCCCTGGAGGACGGCTGGTTCCACACGGGCGACGGCGGGTCGATCGGCGCGGACGGACATCTGACGATCAGTGACCGCAAGAAGGACGTCATCATCACCGGCGGTGAGAACGTGTCCTCGATCGAGGTGGAGGACGTGCTGTTCAGCCACCCCGCGGTCGCCGAGGTCGCGGTCATCGGGGTGCCGGACGAGAAGTGGGGCGAGACCATCAAGGCCCTGGTCGTCCTCGCCTCCGGCGCGCACGCCACGGAGGAGGAGCTCATCCGGCACTGCAAGGATCATCTCGCCGGCTTCAAGGCGCCGACCTCGGTGGAGTTCCGCGCGGAACTGGCCCGCACGGCCACAGGGAAACTCCAGAAGTACAAGCTGCGCGGACCTTACTGGGAAGGGCGCGAACGCGGCGTCAACTGA
- a CDS encoding cysteine desulfurase, giving the protein MTTPDVTARGLGVPGLSGVTGVPGLPGTGAGPTGPTGSTGPTGSTAVLPTAPAEPASPAAAPGPGALPQLQPPGFSPESARQDIPILHRTVNGHPLVWLDNGATTQKPRQVIEALGAFYGAANSNIHRGAHTMAREATEMYEAGRSAVAQFLGAGSPDDIVFVRGTTEAINLVAQSWGRANLGPGDDILVATLEHHSDIVPWQLIAKETRARVVPIPLTPEGAIDQDAYADLLSSRTQLVAVSHASNVLGTVPPVKEMTALAHRYGAKVLVDGAQAVAHFPVDVRDLDADFYAFSGHKLFAPTGIGALYAKPEILQAMRPWQGGGNMIESVDFTRTTFAPVPHRLEAGTGHISGVVGLLAALNWFTSFDRDAVAAYETALMTYAQQALATVPGLEVLGSAPERIAVLTFTLAGHDPAGIADWLDRDGIAIRAGHHCAQPALAHYGLESAARASLALYNTSEEVDQLVASLRRLQEAPEAEQPGRI; this is encoded by the coding sequence ATGACTACTCCTGACGTCACGGCGCGCGGGCTCGGCGTTCCGGGGCTCTCGGGTGTGACGGGGGTGCCGGGGCTGCCCGGCACGGGTGCGGGTCCGACAGGACCGACGGGGTCGACAGGACCGACGGGGTCGACGGCGGTGCTGCCGACGGCCCCCGCGGAACCCGCTTCCCCGGCCGCGGCCCCCGGGCCGGGCGCGCTCCCGCAGCTCCAACCCCCGGGGTTCTCGCCCGAGTCGGCGCGCCAGGACATCCCGATCCTGCACCGCACCGTCAACGGCCACCCCCTCGTCTGGCTCGACAACGGCGCCACCACGCAGAAGCCCCGCCAGGTCATCGAGGCGCTCGGCGCCTTCTACGGCGCCGCGAACTCCAACATCCACCGGGGCGCGCACACCATGGCGCGCGAGGCGACGGAGATGTACGAGGCGGGACGGTCGGCGGTCGCCCAGTTCCTGGGGGCCGGTTCGCCGGACGACATCGTCTTCGTACGCGGCACGACCGAGGCCATCAACCTGGTCGCCCAGAGCTGGGGGCGGGCCAACCTCGGTCCCGGGGACGACATTCTGGTGGCCACCCTCGAACACCACTCCGACATCGTCCCCTGGCAGTTGATCGCGAAGGAGACCCGCGCCCGGGTCGTCCCGATCCCCCTCACGCCCGAGGGAGCGATCGACCAGGACGCCTACGCCGATCTCCTCTCGTCCCGCACCCAGCTCGTCGCCGTCAGCCACGCGTCGAACGTCCTCGGCACCGTCCCGCCGGTGAAGGAGATGACGGCCCTCGCCCACCGGTACGGCGCCAAGGTCCTGGTGGACGGGGCGCAGGCCGTCGCGCACTTCCCGGTCGACGTGCGGGATCTGGACGCAGATTTCTACGCCTTCTCGGGGCACAAGCTCTTCGCCCCGACCGGCATCGGAGCGCTCTACGCCAAGCCGGAGATCCTCCAGGCCATGCGGCCCTGGCAGGGCGGCGGCAACATGATCGAGTCGGTCGACTTCACGCGGACCACGTTCGCACCGGTCCCGCACCGCCTCGAAGCGGGGACGGGCCACATCTCGGGCGTGGTCGGCCTGCTTGCCGCGCTGAACTGGTTCACGTCCTTCGACCGGGACGCCGTCGCCGCGTACGAGACCGCGCTCATGACGTACGCGCAACAGGCGCTGGCCACGGTGCCGGGCCTTGAGGTCCTGGGTTCGGCGCCCGAGCGGATCGCGGTCCTCACGTTCACGCTCGCGGGCCACGACCCGGCCGGCATCGCGGACTGGCTCGACCGCGACGGCATCGCCATCCGCGCGGGCCACCACTGCGCCCAGCCCGCGCTGGCGCACTACGGCCTGGAGTCGGCCGCCCGCGCGTCACTCGCGCTCTACAACACGTCGGAGGAGGTGGATCAGCTGGTGGCGTCCTTGCGGCGGCTCCAGGAGGCGCCGGAGGCCGAGCAACCGGGGCGGATCTAG
- a CDS encoding Zn-ribbon domain-containing OB-fold protein — protein sequence MIYQRCRWCGTASFRRMLCPVCASSDLASERSDGEGVVVQSSVVNRYTGTARNESLVRFPEGFVFRCRVVGASPHLVWVGARVRPVAGSDPETGEAVFELCETHTSVDW from the coding sequence ATGATCTACCAGCGCTGCCGATGGTGCGGCACCGCGTCCTTCCGGCGCATGCTGTGTCCGGTGTGCGCGTCCAGTGATCTGGCGTCCGAGCGGAGCGACGGCGAAGGCGTCGTCGTCCAGTCCAGCGTGGTCAACCGCTACACGGGGACCGCACGCAACGAGTCCCTCGTCCGCTTCCCCGAAGGGTTCGTGTTCCGCTGCCGTGTCGTGGGCGCCTCACCGCATCTGGTGTGGGTCGGCGCGCGTGTGCGGCCCGTGGCCGGGTCCGATCCGGAGACCGGGGAGGCCGTCTTCGAGCTCTGCGAGACGCACACGAGCGTCGACTGGTAG